A DNA window from Eikenella exigua contains the following coding sequences:
- the speD gene encoding adenosylmethionine decarboxylase encodes MSHSPGSHGLLDLYGCPPELLRNEGYLKTALEHTAHHIGATVLESRFHTFGGEGGVTGVLLLAESHLSIHTWPEHGFAAIDIFLCGHLRPEAAKETLQHALEAEHSVWQTHPRGSEL; translated from the coding sequence ATGAGCCACAGCCCCGGCAGCCACGGTCTGCTTGACTTATACGGCTGCCCGCCTGAATTGCTGCGCAACGAAGGCTACCTGAAAACCGCATTGGAGCACACCGCCCACCACATCGGCGCCACTGTACTCGAAAGCCGTTTCCACACCTTTGGTGGCGAAGGTGGTGTAACTGGCGTGCTGCTCTTGGCCGAATCCCACCTCAGCATCCACACCTGGCCCGAACACGGTTTCGCCGCCATCGATATCTTCCTCTGCGGCCACCTGCGGCCTGAAGCAGCAAAAGAAACACTGCAACACGCCCTGGAAGCTGAACACAGCGTTTGGCAAACCCATCCGCGCGGTAGTGAGTTATAG